Proteins encoded together in one Epinephelus moara isolate mb chromosome 2, YSFRI_EMoa_1.0, whole genome shotgun sequence window:
- the tubd1 gene encoding tubulin delta chain translates to MSIVTVQLGQCGNQVGHELLDVICNDAQEGQRKVYSSASCERFFHQSTHGELVARAVLIDMEPKVINQSISRAAKSGRWRYGEASHFSQKQGSGNNWANGYCVHGPRHRAVVEELVRREVERCDRLAGLMAMMSVAGGTGSGVGTYVTECLRDIYPKSFILNHLTWPYGTGEVIVQNYNSVLTLAHLYQLSDAILVHENDTVHRVCSQLLNIKHISFSDVNRVIAHQLGSVLQPALTADSHGVYSRNPLGELVSALACHPEYKLLSVSTIPQMASSSIAYSTFSWPSLLKHLRQMLISNTKMEEGIDWQVCPPAASERSRSLTAPSFNRSLANLLILRGKDVYSAETGGFEDPALYTSWLSSEAAFNLWKSPVPFNKYEKCATLVSNSQALLKPLDNMVGKAWNMFASRAYIHQYVKFGISEEDFLDSFTSLEQVISSYSQLS, encoded by the exons ATGTCCATAGTAACAGTTCAGCTCGGTCAGTGCGGTAACCAGGTGGGTCACGAGCTGTTAGACGTCATCTGCAACGATGCTCAGGAGGGACAGAGGAAGGTGTACAGCTCAGCCAGCTGTGAGAGGTTCTTCCACCAGTCTACACATGGAG AGCTTGTAGCCAGGGCGGTGCTGATCGACATGGAGCCCAAAGTGATCAACCAGAGCATCAGCAGGGCTGCAAAGTCTGGCAGGTGGAGGTATGGAGAGGCCTCACACTTCAGCCAGAAGCAGGGCTCTGGGAACAACTGGGCGAATGG GTACTGCGTCCACGGGCCTCGTCACAGAGCTGTGGTGGAGGAGCTGGTGAGGCGAGAGGTGGAGCGCTGTGACAGACTGGCTGGACTCATGGCCATGATGAGTGTGGCGGGGGGGACAGGGTCTGGGGTTGGCACTTATGTTACCGAGTGTCTCCGAGACATCTACCCCAAGTCCTTCATCCTCAACCACCTCACCTGGCCGTACGGGACTGGAGAG GTGATAGTCCAGAACTACAACTCCGTGCTGACGCTGGCTCATCTCTACCAGCTGTCAGACGCCATCCTGGTGCACGAGAACGACACGGTGCACAGGGTCTGCAGTCAGCTGCTCAACATCAAACACATCTCCTTCAGTGATGTCAACAGGGTGATTGCTCACCAGCTGGGAAGCGTCCTGCAGCCCGCGCTCACTGCTGACTCCCATGGAGTCTACAGCAGGAATCCTCTGG GTGAGTTGGTGAGCGCCCTCGCGTGCCACCCGGAGTACAAGTTGCTCAGTGTGTCCACCATCCCTCAGATGGCCAGCTCCTCCATCGCCTACAGCACGTTCAGCTGGCCGAGCCTGCTCAAACACCTCCGACAGATGCTCATCTCCAACACCAAGATGGAAGAAG GTATCGACTGGCAGGTGTGTCCTCCTGCAGCCTCTGAGCGGAGCAGGAGTCTCACAGCACCCAGCTTCAACAGATCTCTGGCCAACCTGCTCATACTGAGAGGGAAAGACGTCTACAGTGCAGAGACAG GTGGCTTCGAGGACCCAGCTCTGTACACCTCCTGGCTCTCATCAGAAGCAGCTTTCAATTTGTGGAAATCCCCAGTGCCTTTTAATAAGTATGAAAAATGTGCTACGCTGGTCAGCAACAGTCAGGCTCTGCTTAAACCTCTGGATAACATGGTGGGAAAAGCCTGGAACATGTTTGCGTCCAG GGCCTACATTCATCAGTACGTTAAATTTGGGATCTCAGAGGAGGACTTTCTAGACAGCTTCACATCTCTTGAGCAGGTCATTTCCAGCTACAGTCAGCTGAGCTAG